CTACCTTGTACTTGAATGCTTAGCAGAACGCACCCTTGCCGACCGCTACCAGGAGATGTTGTCAGGCGGTGAAGGTTTTGACCCCCGGAGTATGTTTACATCGTCCATTTTTACTTCAGTCCCTATGTCACGCTACATGTTGTTCtcatttagggtttagggttttcaACAAATGGAACCGTGGTTAAATGAACTATCATAGGTGATTTAGTTCATTAATTAGTTAACAAAAAGATTCTAATTTTGTAGATAGAGCAACATTGCTCATTGCATATCCATTGACCATTTTCTGTTATTGGTCTATGATTAAGCAGTTTCAGAGTGGATACAATTGCTCCTTCCGTTGGCTGTTGAGAAAGGAGTGTGCACTATTACTAACATGGGTGCAAGTAAGCAACCTTAATCGGTTTCGCCTATGTAATTTGTTCGCTTTATTAAATGCGATTTTGTTTTTCTTGGAAAAAAAATGCATTGGCTGCTCAAGAAAAGGATTTGGAAATTGCAAGCGGATTGGGTATTAAGATTACTGTAGGTGTAGCGCACCAGTTTGATAGTGCCAAAGCAGGTCTCATGTCATTCTTATAACTTACATTTGtgaagttttctttttttttttaatctatttAACCATTGACCATATTCTTTTAAATTTGCCACATATCTACAGGTCTTTGTTCTAATTTGAGAAATCTAAACGATGTAAGAATTCAGTTTACTTGACTCTTATTGTTGCCACATTGATAATTAGAACGATTTCCCTCTTTCACATTGGATGATGCATACAGGGTATAAGCATGTATCTAGGGGCAGCTCCTATTGAAGTACAATCCTGATGTTGTCTTCACTTCTTGGGTTGCTGATGCTTCCTTATTTCTAGCTCCAATGGTATAAAATGAAATTTTCCTCATATATGACATGTTCATCAAGAAATTTGCACTTAATAATTTGTGAATTTTGTAATACACAACTAAAGAGAATATGGGATGTTCAGATTAAAATAAATCATCGTCTTTTTTCGGTGTTTTTCAAGGTCTATGAACTCGGGTGGAACTGGGATGACTTCTCGCTGTTAGCCCAGGGCTCTTTGGCTGGACACCTGCTAGAATGCGGCTGTCAACTCACTGGAGGATATTTTATGCATCCAGGTAGGTTCAATAATAAGTTTAAGTTTTCTTATATCTTCTCTCTTTCGAATTCATGCACTTTGACTTTTAAGGTCaaacatattacattttattcaCTAGGATGATATGGGTTCGggaaagagtaaaatgtcatttacGCTTGAGGCATCCCTGATTATTataagtgattttttttttctttaggcCTCTAAAACTctttgtttaactcattttgctTTAGGCCTCTAAAACGCTTGAGGCATCCCTTATTATTACAAGTGATTTTTTCCATGGCATAGGTCAATGTGGATCACATGAAGCTccaaaaaggaaaaggaaaagttAGTGTGAGCAAGTTGAGGAATATATTGCAAGGATCAGAGTATGTGCTTACCTTTAGGGACAAGGGTGGTGATTTGATGTTTGTGGGAGTAAGTATGAAGCAAATTAACTTGTTTAGTTTGTCCACTTTCGTTATGTTATTTCCAGTATagtgttgtagcattttgaaaggAACTAAACTCAAGTAATAAGAACAATTAATAAATTTCAGAGGTTTGATTTGTTATTCTTGATTTGTTTTTAAATGTATAAAACtgcaaaacatagaaaaaatatttttttttcttttttaaatgtTCCGTCACAAATGCgtcagaatttttttttttaaattttatttaatgtCGTCAGAAATGCGTAGGAAAGGAGTGTCAGAATTGCGTAGGAAAAGAGTGTCAGAAATGCGTCAGAAAGGAGAGTGTCGGAAATTCGTCAAAAAGGAGAGTGTAGGAAATGGGTCGGAAAATTGTGTGGGAATTGGGTAACAAaaccaaaaataataattatattattattaataataatagtaataatgtGTAGAAAATGCGTAGGAATTTTTGACACCAAATTTTGGTCAGAAATTCGTAGCAAGTTGCATAGGAAATGTGTAACAAACCACTTTCCTACGAGTGGTTTTCCTACATATGCATTTCGTCATAAATCCATCAGAAATCGCGATTTGTGACGCATTTCCTACGAAAAACGGTGTAGAAAATTTTGGATTTTCTAGTAGTGCTGCCTCAACTGAGATAAcagacatccatcaagctcaaaaagaaaacttgtgtttcccatagtcacaaaagattgcggtttgtatttcgcatagccaccatttccgtagtaaaaaacggttgcggtttgtatttcgcatagccaccatttccgtagtaaaaaacggttgcggtttgcatattcaattttcaatacttcattaaaataccactagtagaagaacccgacatgtcttcatgttacggagaatgttctagaaattgaaggaaaaggaaaagatttgttgaaatcgaatttgacaactacgacagcttattaaaagtagcaatcacctccaatcatttcctggtcaaatcacacactataaagtttaaagttatcgtgtgttgtagtttggaaaggtGACcaaatagagatctgaataacaaactgtggagaacttgtttatgtcgggttcttctgctagttacttgatcaacggactgatcggtaacgttactctacttgtgcGCCGATTTAAGCGGCAtgttccgatcaacgttgttAAAGGTGATGAggagtttagaaaccctagaatgatggtgTTTTTACTGGAAAAAACGTGATACTTGAAAAAAACATCCTTACATAcagccgtatacagttatacggcccgtatacatttggtaacatcaaaaacctcccaaaataaatccattgagccgTATTCGTTTTACAAATTGTATAAAcatgtatacggctcgtataacattatacgggccgtatatagtaaaatcaaaaaaaacattctctgcgcattttcctattcaaaaacattctatacgggccgtatatttgTATACGGTCCGTATACACTAGGGGATGTGAAAATTAAGATATAGGAAGTGTGGGAACAAGAGAAGCCTATATAAATGAGGTAGGTGTAGGTACAACGGAACAATTATATAAATGAGGTAGGTGTAAGTAGAAGGGaacaattatataaataaatatcaaACACGGAGAGCTAATCAATCACATGTTCCccatatgatatatatatatatacacacttaccGGGTACATGATCGATCACCTCACCTCTAATACAAACAAAATAAAAGCTTTTTGAGACGTTCTTAATGGCTTCCTTACCACAATGTAAGCTTCCTGTTATCGACTTCTCAGTAAAAAACTTAAACCCGGGTTCAGACTCTTGGACGAAGACGCGCGGTGAAGTTACGCGTGCACTTGAACAATACGGGTGCTTCATAGCCTCGTATGACCAAGTGTCCCAGGAGCTCCACGATGCAGCGTTCGTTGCATCACAAGCCGTACATAATCTTCCTGTTGAAGCCAAAGTCCGAAACACTTTAGATGCACAAGGTTATGGTTTTGTTGCCCAACCAGCCAACATGCCTCTTTATGTAAGATTAAGCATTGAGAATGCAACCACTGCACAAGGAGTTGAAGGATTTGCAAAACTCATGTGGCCCAATGGAAATGATACTTTCTGGTATATCTAGTGTTCTGTAACAAAACTCACCATatctatcctatatatatatatatatatatatatatatatatatatatatatatatatagataatctAATGAATTGAATATGATTTGCATGTGTTTTAGTGAAAGTGTATTGGCATTCACAAAGGCTTTAGCTGAGCTAGAGCAGATGGTGATGAGAATGGTGGCGAAAAGTTATGGAATCGAGAAACACTATGAAAGGCTCCTCGGGTCGACTACTTGTATATTGAAGTTCAATAAATGCGTAAACCCTAATCAAGAAAATGAGAAGAAATTGGGTGTTATCCCTCACAGGGATAAGAGTTTCATGACTGTTATCCAACAACAAGAAGAAGGAAAGGGTCTAGAGGTACAAACAAAAGATGGGGAGTGGACTCAAGTTCATCTTTCACCTTCATCTTGCATAGTCATGGCAGGGGACGCATGCAtggtaaatatatataatatatgcgCGCGCGCACACACAGAAAACAAAAGTGTGCGCGAGGTTCATTACGTATTATCAAATGTGAAATGTGAGGTTTATTTATGGTGTTGTTTTTTCTTCTTTTAGGCATGGTCGAATGGAAGAATCGAAGCACCGTATCATAGGGTGATAATGCAACAAAATAAAGATAGATATTCGCTTGTTTTATCTTCTTTTATCAAAGATCTGAAGATTGAGGTGCCTCAAGAACTCGTCGATAAAGACCATCCTCTACAGTTTAAGGCATTTGATCACTACGATTATATTCAATACGTCAGTGATACCACCGTTGAAGGGAATAGGATGAAAGGCGCCATCAGTTCCTACTGTGGAATTTGAACATCTCGATCCGTTTGTCtgtctatctatctatctatttGTCTGTCTGTTAAGTTGTTCATTATATTGTGTATTTGTGTTGTGTGACCTACTTATATGTAGGTATCCGTTGTTCCTTGTTTCCCTTTGTTTGAATAAATGCAAATCAGTTATGTGAAGTACTCTTGCTACTATATTTGTTACTGCTACAAACTACAAATTAATGAGTATACAACATAGTAAGTGGTATAATTCCATTATATGAAAGCACCTAAAAACCTCACTCTCAGAATTGATAATGGTAGTACTTAAAATTAGAAAAAAATTGTGAAACCATACGTACTTTTTACAAAAAGATATGTCAAAAAAgtattattttttcttttattttgtaaACACAAAATCAACTCTCTTGAAATTATTACATCATGTCTGGGGGTTTAGTATTGTTTGGTCTAATGTATGTATGGTAGTGTATGTTGTTATTTCTCTGGTTGTATGATACGGTTAACATACTGTTTGTTGGCAAAACAATTGATATAACAAAAACACAAACACGCTGAACACGCTGATTTGTGGGGTGTTGGGTTAATCTTGATGCTACGGGGGTTGTGTACGGGTCAAGTCAGGTTACGAGGCTAGAAACGGGTTGAGAACGGGTCAGATAATGGGTAATCCGTAGCTAACGGATCACATGTGAAGAGTTAGTCTTATGTTCACCGATGTCATGGGTTGTTGCTACAAAACAGGAGCTCGTAGTTTTTTTTAATGCATGTGTTTGTTTAGTTATTTTCTTCCAGCGAACTCATCAATCGTTTCATTCTCCTTCATCTTGAGATTCTCCTGTTCTGATCTGAGTACGTATAAGCGCGCCTTTTGAACACGATCCGCGGATTCCGCGCCAAGAAACCTTACTCTTAGCCTCCCAAACATCTTTAGCATTAGGTGCCAAGAAACCTTACTCTTATAGCCTCCGAACACCATATCAGCCACAGGGCATTTAACAGGCACgaactttttaataaaaaacggcAACACATTATTGTTCTCAAAATTCTACAAGACGGTGTCTCGAAATTCTCCAAGCCGCAACGTTAGCAAACTGGGTGTTGTGCCCAGCGGCGGAACCAGAACGTTAACTCAGGGGTgtcccaaaattttttttttttttcactgtGCAACGGTTGCGGTTGAAACTAGTAAAAGCAAAGCTAGCTTCACTACCCGATAAACTAAAGGACAAGAACTATGTTGCCTGTTCTTGTTTAGATGAGCACTAATCAGCGTCTGGCCCCTGCACTCAGGTCGAAGTTTCGTTTCCTTCCAACACTCCACTGCCGCGCTTTGAAACTTCAAAAGGGTTATTAACTTATTTTGTATTTTGGGCTAACATATAAACTGTTTTGGCTAACAATAGATTCGGGCTTTAATAATAAGATAAGGGTTGGgtcattattatatatattacttTTAATTAATGAACAACACATTATTTTAGTTAATGAAATGTAATGTGCTACAAGATCTAATCGACACCGTCCATTTTAAATGAAGTTTGATTATTGCTTTAACTTTTTGCTTTTTCATTCATAATCCCAATAAACTTCATCTTCATAAGTCATCCGTAGTCACAAAGCCCCtttgggggcgttatgcgacacgtggcaCGCCACGTCATAGAGGGGCGTTATAGGGCGTTATATCACTATTCATTACTCAGTTATTAATTTTCAGTTTTTATAAGTAATTTCTAACTTTATAAAGTTAAATGGAATCctattttataattttataattgGAATCTAagaactagtttttttttttcgctTGACAAGTTAAAGAAATAAATTCATAACAGATTTTAGTTATAAAATTAGGTATTGATTGGCAAAGTTTAGAAATATATAGGGATTTAAAGTTCTTAACCTGTTTTAAATATATTAAGAATTACAAGGACTAATATTGTACAATATCAAAACTTtcaaaattaaataaaacaaacacCCGTTCTTCAGTTCATCTTCTCCGACTATTCCGGCGGAATTCCGGCAACTTCGGAATGGTTCGATCCCCTAGTGTTTAGCTCATTTTTCTTGCACTAAAGTTTATCTCCACTCTTTTTCTAATCGATATCGCTAGTATTATCCCTTCAAGACCTTAATAAACTTCATATTATTTGCAAGTTTTTGCTGACCAGATTTTTCATTATCGGCGACCGGAAAATttattttcatctcattttcacTTACATTTAGGGGTGTCCTCGTAGTTGTTTAGGGGTATCATTTCTATAAAAccgaaaaatatatatataaatatacactACCGACACGAAGTTGAGCCCTGTCCCGTGCTACGGCTCATAAAGagctaggtccgcccctggttgTGCCGTATTTGGTATTCGCTTCAGGTCGCGGAAATTGCTTGATCCTCAAGTTAACTCTCATCGCGGTTCAACGCATCGATAAAGCACATCTCAAATCTTGTACACTTTGTTCGCAGAAGCGATAACCTTCCTAATATTGCATTAATATTACGATGGTTTTCACCCACATGTTGATGGAACATGGACATAATTGTGTTCCAAAATTGTTGCGAATTCAAAGGCATCCCTAGCCCGACGGCATTCActcaactcgtggtcaaagcaaTATCATCTTACTCGGTCCAACATCGTGTCATTTTAAAATACAATAAAGAAGATTTTGAAAATAGAGAATGAAGACTGAGATGGGGTAAAAAaaataagtgtgtgtgtgtttttataTATATCGAAAATAAAAAGAATTTGATTTCTTTTAATTATGACCGTTCAACGGTCGTTTTCAACATGACCCCGCCCATACGCCTCGTTCATGCTCATTATTGTGCTCTCTCGAAGGATCAATAACTCCCCCTAATGGCACTGGGAAATGTGTTTTTTGGCTAAGGTAGATGGGGCGCCAGCCCATACCACACAGCCTAATCATATGATACGTGGTTGCATATCTACTTTCAAGTAAAGATATTGGGTGTTTAGAGATACATCCTTTGAAGTGGGCTTTAATAAATGAATGGATGAGATTAAATGATTTGCTTTTGGTATAAATGATTTGCTTACATCACATGCTTCAAGCTCGGGCTCGAGGAGAAAGCGGAAAGTTATTCATGTTGTCATTCTTGTGGCTTTTTGGAGCATTTGGAAGTCGAGGAACGATGCCATATTCCGACAGGTGGTACCAAACGTTACGAGGTCTATAGATGAGATTAAATCGTTGGCGTACTTATGGGTTAAGAATCGGTCAAAAGTGGCGGCTTTAACATGGGAGGATTGGAATCGGTTCAAATTGGATGCTATGTTATGATGTAACTGTGTTGTCTTTTTTGGTGTAGTACGTTGTAAATTTGGTTTGTAGCATCTTGCTACTTTTCGGCcgttcaaaaaataaaataaatgaatGGATGTTAAGGAAGACGAAAGAACAAAAGTAGCTTTTCTCTACGAGTGTCCACCACGAACAAGTTTTAACACTAGTAAGTGCTAGCCAATCAACCATCAAGTTTAGACAGTTGGTATATACAAGAGCAGTTTCTCAAACGTTCTAGCCTTTACATGTATTTTTGTAATACAAAATCTGTTATTTCTCCTTGAGTTTTAATCACAACACTAGGATGTATAAAAATCAAGTAAGCCAAAAACAAGTCTGAAAGAGattttgaaaacataagtttCTTCATTCACTCTATATAAAATTTATGGCTTTTAGCAACGGAATGATCTATTCAAAGTCCCTCGGTGTTACCATAAGAATACTTACAGGGACCATTTTGTAATAATATAGAAAGTAATAAGGTCCGGGGGGTTAATTGTAATTCTGTGATAGTATGAGGTTAGGATGTATACAGGTTAGTTAGTTGATGACAGTTGTACTTAAATAAGTTAGGTGAATGATAATGATACGCTTGGTTTGATCGAATTCCTCTGTTGTTTTCACTACAAGAAAACGGGGCAATAGGGGCGACAGATGTCGTCGCTAAAGATCTCTTATGTCGCTGCTAAAGGTCGGCTGGTATTGCCCATATGTCGCTACTAAAGGGCGAGAGATGTTGCTGCTAATGCTTT
This sequence is a window from Helianthus annuus cultivar XRQ/B unplaced genomic scaffold, HanXRQr2.0-SUNRISE HanXRQChr00c070, whole genome shotgun sequence. Protein-coding genes within it:
- the LOC110876894 gene encoding probable inactive 2-oxoglutarate-dependent dioxygenase AOP2 isoform X1 codes for the protein MASLPQCKLPVIDFSVKNLNPGSDSWTKTRGEVTRALEQYGCFIASYDQVSQELHDAAFVASQAVHNLPVEAKVRNTLDAQGYGFVAQPANMPLYVRLSIENATTAQGVEGFAKLMWPNGNDTFCESVLAFTKALAELEQMVMRMVAKSYGIEKHYERLLGSTTCILKFNKCVNPNQENEKKLGVIPHRDKSFMTVIQQQEEGKGLEVQTKDGEWTQVHLSPSSCIVMAGDACMAWSNGRIEAPYHRVIMQQNKDRYSLVLSSFIKDLKIEVPQELVDKDHPLQFKAFDHYDYIQYVSDTTVEGNRMKGAISSYCGI
- the LOC110876894 gene encoding probable 2-oxoglutarate-dependent dioxygenase AOP1 isoform X2 gives rise to the protein MASLPQCKLPVIDFSVKNLNPGSDSWTKTRGEVTRALEQYGCFIASYDQVSQELHDAAFVASQAVHNLPVEAKVRNTLDAQGYGFVAQPANMPLYVRLSIENATTAQGVEGFAKLMWPNGNDTFCESVLAFTKALAELEQMVMRMVAKSYGIEKHYERLLGSTTCILKFNKCVNPNQENEKKLGVIPHRDKSFMTVIQQQEEGKGLEAWSNGRIEAPYHRVIMQQNKDRYSLVLSSFIKDLKIEVPQELVDKDHPLQFKAFDHYDYIQYVSDTTVEGNRMKGAISSYCGI